The Zerene cesonia ecotype Mississippi chromosome 19, Zerene_cesonia_1.1, whole genome shotgun sequence genome has a window encoding:
- the LOC119834330 gene encoding histidine-rich glycoprotein-like, producing the protein MRIAVNVCFIALVATAYTRDVRHKREADLEEAASGVWEKGEGGDHYGEHYGEEGGHDENGYKGYHGHDYGKKGHSDHEGFKGHFDESGGHKKHHHHDEGYHEGHDHGEKGEKGHSFEEKGHFHKGHSTKGHHGIHKLDEFKKDKHFHDKHGESGFEEGYGGHHDEGGYQEGGEYHKGHSNGGYHEHEGGNKGHFEKGGHHHDQKGNHDEGGNEEYWGHHEGHASKSGHDEGKGWGWEKGHK; encoded by the coding sequence ATGAGGATCGCAGTGaacgtttgttttattgctCTCGTGGCGACAGCCTATACGAGAGATGTAAGGCACAAACGCGAAGCAGATCTTGAGGAAGCGGCTTCAGGAGTTTGGGAGAAAGGTGAAGGTGGAGATCATTATGGTGAACATTACGGGGAGGAAGGCGGACATGACGAAAATGGTTACAAGGGATACCATGGCCATGACTACGGAAAGAAGGGTCATTCCGATCACGAAGGATTCAAAGGACACTTCGATGAAAGTGGCGGTCATAAGAAACACCACCATCATGACGAAGGCTACCATGAGGGACATGACCACGGGGAGAAGGGGGAAAAGGGACATAGTTTTGAGGAAAAAGGACATTTTCATAAAGGTCATTCAACAAAGGGTCATCATGGAATCCACAAATTAGATGAATTCAAAAAAGATAAGCATTTCCATGACAAGCATGGCGAATCAGGATTTGAAGAGGGATACGGTGGCCACCATGATGAAGGTGGTTATCAAGAAGGCGGCGAGTACCATAAAGGACACAGTAATGGTGGGTACCACGAACATGAAGGTGGTAACAAAGGACACTTTGAGAAGGGTGGACATCATCATGATCAAAAAGGGAACCACGATGAAGGAGGTAATGAAGAGTACTGGGGTCATCACGAAGGACACGCGAGCAAAAGTGGCCACGATGAGGGAAAAGGGTGGGGTTGGGAAAAGGGacataagtaa